The stretch of DNA TCCATGGCACAGATGCCCATTTTTGACATGATTTTAAGCAGCCCGGCATTCAGAGCTTTGTTAATGTTTTTAAGAGCCTGCTTTTTTCTTTTCAACAAAGAACCATTAAACTGGCCTGCTTTGCGCTCGGCAATCTGCAGGGCCGTGGCGTACAGCAAATAGGGATATACTGCGGTTGCACCAAAGGCAATCATTACCGCACAGGAATGAGCATCAAACACTTCTCCGCTTATGGCTATCAGAGAAGCTTTGCTGCGGATGTTCTTTTTCAGGAGAAAGGCATTCAGATAACCCAGCACCATTGGCATCGGGATAAGAGCTTCCTCAGCCGACAAACTACGGTCGTCCAGAATAACCAATCGCACCCCATCCTGCTCAATAGCATTCGCAATAGCATACCCTAACCTGCGCAGGGATTGCCTGATATCTTTTTTAAAGGTGGTGGGAAATATGCGATGAATATAAATGGGGTTAAATGCAGGATTTTCCTTCTTCCCAAAGGATAAAATAGCATCCAGCTTCTCCTTTGACAAGATGGGGCTGTTCAGTTTTATTCCTGATGCATTTTCAGGAATTTCTTTTAACACATTTCCTCTTGGTCCAATCATCACACTGGTAGACATGATAAGTTTCTCCCGGATGGGATCAATAGGCGGATTGGTAACCTGAGCAAAACGCTGGCGGAAGAAATCTGTAAAATTTCTCTGTACTTCACTAAAGCATGCCAGCGGTGTATCATCACCCATGGAGCCGGTTTCTTCCTTTCCCTCATTGGCCATGGGCTGAATGATGGATTCTACCACTTCACTTGTATAGTTATGGTAGCGCTGTAGCTCATTGATATTGCCATAAACATAGTCGGCATAATCCACAAAGTTTTCCTCCACATGCTCAGCAATATAAATCTGCCGCTGACTCAACCATTTGTCGTAGGGCTGAGAATCTTTGAGATAATCTCGGATATTGTCATTTTTCAGGATGTGTCCATGACGGGTATCCAGGGCAATCATTTCTCCGCTTTTGAGCTTGCCTTGTTCCACAATGTCATTTTCCGGGATATCCAGTACACCCAGCTCGCTGGCTATAAGTAGCCGCTGGTCTTTGGTAATGATGTATTTTGCCGGCCGCAATCCGTTGCGATCCATCACACAGGCCAAGTAGCGTCCATCGGTAAAATTCACTGCTGCAGGGCCATCCCAGGCTTCATAGGCAGCCGACATGTATTCATAAAAAGCCCGGATTTTGGAATCCTGTTTTGGCAGATTTTGCCAGGGAGGCGGAAACATGCAGCGCACGGCCTTGAAAAAATCCAGTCCGTTGGTAATCAGATATTCAAAAACATTATCTACGCTGCCACTGTCACTGCTACCCTTTTGCAGCACCGGCAATATTTTTTTTATTTCCTCGCGCGTAAAAACGGGGCTGTCCGGGTCTTCAGAATTCACACGCGCATTATAGCGGTTGGCGGTTATGGAATTGATTTCTCCGTTATGCGCCAATGTTCTGAAGGGCTGAGCAATAGCCCATCGGGGAAGGGTATTGGTAGAAAAACGCTGATGGAACAGCGCAAAACCGATTTCAAAAAGCGGATGCTGCAGGTCGGAATAAAACTCGCTGATATGCGTGGGCATTACCAGCCCTTTGTAACACAGGAGCTTGTCAGAAAACGAAGCGATGTAAAACTCATCCTCACCGGCAAGTGCATTTTCAACCTGTTTGCGCGTAAGATAGAGAAAAGAGGAAAAACGCGTAGCGCTTATCAAAGACCCCGGCACCACTACTGCCTGGGTGATCCGCGGAAGACTCACAAAGGCCTGTACTCCAAGCATACGCGTATCTACCGGCACATCACGATAGAACAACAGTTTCAAATCATTTGCAGCACAGATGTCGGCAAAAACCTGAAGCTGATAATCCTGCGTGAAAAATATCATTGCGACCGCATATGCTCCCGGCAGGTCAAAGCCTTTTTCCATGGCAACATGCCGGATAAAGGCATCAGGCATGGAAAAAAGAAAGCCGCAACCGTCACCGCTTTTTCCGTCTGCTGCAATAGCCCCGCGATGTGCCATTCGGCTCAATGCCGTAATAGCGTCATCGGTTAGCTTTCTTGAGGGCCTGTTTTTAAAATCGGCTATCAGCCCGATTCCGCAACTATCTTTAAACGTTGTGTATAAATCTTCCATGCATCTTTTTTGCTTATAAAAACCAGGTTTTACGGAGGAAAACCAAGGTAGGCAACAAGCCGCTGAAGTTAATAAAAATTTCACCTGGATATGACAGTTTACCCAGAAAAAATCATTGGCCACATGCCAGTGAACCAGCTTTTTACATTTCATGAGAGATAAACTATTTCCGCATTGCTGGCTTGTTTTTACATTTGTCACCAAGACCGGCCATGTGCCTTGCGGGTCGGAGCTTTATTATGTATGATTTTGTAATTATCGGTTCAGGGCCTTCAGGTGGCAATCTGGCTTATAACCTAAGCCGCCAGGGGGCTAAATGCCTGATGATTGAGGCAGGCAAATTTTACCGCAAACACACGTTCCCTCGTAATGAGGCTGACGCTTCAGCTCAGCTTTACTGGGGAGGAGGTATCGAATTTGATGCAGAAGCGCGTATGGCTTTTCTGCGGGCACGCGTTGTAGGAGGCACATCCATTGTCAACCAGTGTCTGTTGGATCGCTTTGATGATCTTGTGTGGAACGACTGGCAGGCTCGCACGGGAGTGGATTTTTTCACTGCTGAGAAAATGGCTCCTTACTACGAAAAGGTAGAAAAGCATCTTAGCCTGCATACCTTTTCAGCTGCTGAGCGCAACCGTAATGCCGAATTATTTACTGCGGCCTGCGACCAACTGCAATACCACTGGCACTATCTGCGCAAAGGGCAAAGCGATTGTGCCCATGACCGGGGAAACGATTGTATTGCCTGCCTCAGCGGTTGCCATCGTGATTCCAAGCAAAGCTCTCTGGTGGCTTATATTCAAAAAGCCGAAAAAGCCGGCCTGGATATAGTAGCGGAAGCCATGGCCGAAAAAATTGATGTGAACAAGGAGCGTGCGCGTATTTTTGTAAACAGAAACGGCTCTACGGAAGAATATTATTCTCGGCACCTTATCCTTGCCGGAGGATCGTTCGGCACCACGCAGCTGCTGTTGCGCTCAGGGTTCGGAGAAAAACTGCCTGCACTGGGGAAATATTTTTCCGCACATCCGCAGTATATGTCTTTCGGAATATTTGATGAACCGGTGAATTCCCATAAAGGCTACTTTCAGACGGTCGCTTCCAAAGATGCTGCATTCAGGCAAAAGGGCTTTAAGCTGGAGAATGTTTTTGCTCCTCCTATATCGCTGGCTATGCTATTTAATGCAACAGGGAAAGAGCATCAGGAAATTATGCGTAATTACACCCGGATGTCCTGCATAGAAGTAGCTATAAGAGATGACAACACAGGAGTGATTCGTGTTACCCGCAAAGGAAAACTCTCAGTGAGCAAGCCGCTCACCGATGCAGATAAACAGAAACGGGATGCAGGCCTTGAGGCCGTCCGGAACATATTAGTGGCCAGCGGGGCAATAAAAATTATTCAGTCTCCATATTATTTCGGCCTGCATCTGATGGGTGGTTGCGCTATAGGCACTGATGCCCAAAAATCAGTAGTGAACCCGGAATTCAAGGTGCATGGTTATCCTAATCTCTATATCGCAGATTCCAGTATTTATCCTGCTGCCCCGGGCATCAATCCGTCATTGACCATTATGGCTCTGTCTGAAAAACTCAGCGAACAGCTTATAAAACATTGATGTATGGCGCAGCTCAGTACAAAAGCCAAAAAAACACTCACCCGCATCGGGGATATTCTTCTGCCGCGCAACGGAGACTTTCCATCCTTTTCCGAAACCGGCTCTGTGGAGTATGTGGATGAATTAACCCGTTACGCTCCTGAAAGCGACATGCACGACCTGAACATCGTGCTTGTTTTGCTTGGGTTTATGCCTGACTCAGTGCTAAGATGGTTGGTTCGCAAAATGGGAAAAGCGCATCACCATGAAGGCGTTGCCGGCTCTCTATTGCGCCAACTGGATTATGGGCTGAGAGGTCTTATTTACTCTTGTTACTACTCTGGTAAAACAAGCCCACAGTTTAGCGGGAAAAACCCGCTGGATGTAATAGACTTTAAAATAACAAGGATAGAAGATTAACACCTGGCGCTTCTGCATGCCGTATTTCAGAATTCAACCCTCATCAACACGGCATTGTGGTCAGAGAGGTCTTTGTACTTTTTTGACCAACGATGCTGGTATTGCCGCACGTGGCGCTTTACTGATTTGGGTTTATACCCGTTTTCTCTGATCAAAACATAATCTATTACTTTCCTTTTGGGCTTGTGACCCGGGGCTGGCAGGTTCATATCATTCAGCAATTCGTCAGAGGTGTAGGTTAATTCTCCTTCCAGGTCTCCGTCAAGGGCTTCCAGAGTAAAAAGCATATCGTTGTATAAATCAGACTTCAAATCTTTGTCCGTGTTGAAATCACCGCACAACACCTGGGGCACATTCTTTTTTTTGTGGCGATCAAGCAACTGCCGTATTTCCCTATACTGATTCCGTTTAATGCTATCCGGTCCTCCGGCTTCCAGGTGTGTTCCAAGAAGCTGAAAAACTTTACCCTCCCATGCCCCTTCGGCAAGCAAAGCACCTTTGCGAGCATAACAGTCTTCCCCTTCGCAATCCTTGAACCTGATTTCTCCCAGATGTTTCAGCGGAATCTTGCTGAACATCATCACCCCGCTATTACCCTTCAGACTGCCGGGCTTTCGGTTAGCCGGGCCTACAATATGGGGGTAATGATCCTTCAGTCTTTTTTTCAACATCCTTCTTGCCCGTCCGTCAAACACCTCCTGAAAGACGATGATATCAATCTGGTCATCCACTACCTTAGAAGGAATAAGGCGTGCTCTGCGCATCGGGCCCCGGGAAATTTTTACAAGAAAGCGCGGAAGCATCTGGATGTTCCATGACAAGATGCGTAACTCTTTCCCCCCGACATCTTCCTCCATCCCATTGTATTTGGCTTTACGCTGCGCCTCACATGGTTGAGGCATTACAACCAAAACCAGCAGAAGAAGGAATAGAGGGATAACCGTTAACTTCATCTGAAAATTTTACGCACTAAAATTATGCATTCCACAGTATGCAGTTGGTTAAAAAATCTGAAGCCACACAAAAAATAAAAGCTGAAGCAAAACGGCTGGGATTCAGTTACGTGGGCGTAGCCAAAGCCATGCCTCTGCAAGAGGAAGCCGAGAAACTGAAACACTGGCTGCACCAGAACATGCATGGCAGCATGCACTATATGGCCAGGTATTTTGACCTGCGCACTGACCCTACACGGCTGGTCCCCGGAGCTCAATCGGTTATCAGTCTGATGTATAACTATTATACCCCCAAACAACAGCATTCGTCCGCGCCCAAAATCTCACGCTACGCTTACGGTAAAGACTACCATAAGGTACTCAAAAAAAAACTGAAACAGCTTTTACGCTTTATCCGCACGCACATAGGGGAAGTGCATGGAAGGGCTTTTGTGGACTCTGGTCCCGTGTTAGAAAAGGCCTGGGCTGCAAAAAGCGGACTGGGCTGGATAGGCAAAAACTCCAATCTCATTCATCCCAGGACGGGTTCTTTCTTTTTCCTTGCTGAGCTGATAATAGACCTGCCGCTGGAGTATGACGGCCCCATTAAAGATTATTGTGGTTCGTGCACCGCATGCCTGGATGCCTGTCCTACCGGGGCAATCGTTCAACCTTATGTGGTGGACGGCAGCAAATGCATCTCTTATTTCACTATTGAATTAAAGGAAGACAGCATTCCTCACAGCATGAAGGGGAAATTTGGTAACTGGGTATTCGGGTGTGACATATGCCAGGAGGTATGCCCCTGGAACCGCTTTGCCCGGCCGCACAATGAACCGGAGTTTGAACCTGCACCCGAAATGCTGGGTATGACCAGAGAGCAGTGGTATGAAATAACCGAAGAGGTTTTTGAGAAGCTCTTCCGGCATACACCTCTGAAAAGAGCCGGTTTTAAGGGCATAAAAAGAAATTTACGTTTTATTGAAGAAACGTCAGCCCCGGATTAGTCGGGTCTCTTTTCCGAAACCGATAAAATAAAATGTTCCAGAATGGAATTAATCAGCGCAAGTACAATACTGAATAGCAACGCCCACCAAAAGCCGGTAACTTCAAATCCGCTAATAAGTTTTCCGGCAATGATTATAATTACTGCATTAATTACCAGCAAGAACAGGCCAAAAGTGAGCACGGTAAAAGGAATAGTCAAAAAGATGAGCACGGGCTTAACCGTCACGTTCAGCAGAGAGAGCACCAGAGCTGCAAGCAGGGCAGTAAGCGGATCCTGAACATGAATACCCGGCAACAGCTCAGCTGTCAATAATACGGCCAGGGTATTGATCAATAGTTTTCCGAAAAATTTTATCATACCGGCAAAACTACATGTTTTAACATCTATCTGTACATCAGCCGGGAATAGAAGTTAACTTCGCAGGGCACTCTGCCACATAATTATAATTCATATTCACCATGCCCTTGTTGTTATCCGAGCAATTCTCTTATATGGAATGGGTTGTTATACCCGCACTGATCTTCATCGCCCGCATATTTGACGTGTCCATTTCTACTTTACGCATCATGTACACCATTAATGAAAGGCAAATGCTTGCTTCTCTGCTGGGCTTTGTAGAAGTATTGATCTGGCTGGTTGCGGTGAGTCAGGCACTCAAACA from Chitinophagales bacterium encodes:
- a CDS encoding oxidoreductase encodes the protein MCLAGRSFIMYDFVIIGSGPSGGNLAYNLSRQGAKCLMIEAGKFYRKHTFPRNEADASAQLYWGGGIEFDAEARMAFLRARVVGGTSIVNQCLLDRFDDLVWNDWQARTGVDFFTAEKMAPYYEKVEKHLSLHTFSAAERNRNAELFTAACDQLQYHWHYLRKGQSDCAHDRGNDCIACLSGCHRDSKQSSLVAYIQKAEKAGLDIVAEAMAEKIDVNKERARIFVNRNGSTEEYYSRHLILAGGSFGTTQLLLRSGFGEKLPALGKYFSAHPQYMSFGIFDEPVNSHKGYFQTVASKDAAFRQKGFKLENVFAPPISLAMLFNATGKEHQEIMRNYTRMSCIEVAIRDDNTGVIRVTRKGKLSVSKPLTDADKQKRDAGLEAVRNILVASGAIKIIQSPYYFGLHLMGGCAIGTDAQKSVVNPEFKVHGYPNLYIADSSIYPAAPGINPSLTIMALSEKLSEQLIKH
- the queG gene encoding epoxyqueuosine reductase yields the protein MQLVKKSEATQKIKAEAKRLGFSYVGVAKAMPLQEEAEKLKHWLHQNMHGSMHYMARYFDLRTDPTRLVPGAQSVISLMYNYYTPKQQHSSAPKISRYAYGKDYHKVLKKKLKQLLRFIRTHIGEVHGRAFVDSGPVLEKAWAAKSGLGWIGKNSNLIHPRTGSFFFLAELIIDLPLEYDGPIKDYCGSCTACLDACPTGAIVQPYVVDGSKCISYFTIELKEDSIPHSMKGKFGNWVFGCDICQEVCPWNRFARPHNEPEFEPAPEMLGMTREQWYEITEEVFEKLFRHTPLKRAGFKGIKRNLRFIEETSAPD
- a CDS encoding membrane protein translates to MIKFFGKLLINTLAVLLTAELLPGIHVQDPLTALLAALVLSLLNVTVKPVLIFLTIPFTVLTFGLFLLVINAVIIIIAGKLISGFEVTGFWWALLFSIVLALINSILEHFILSVSEKRPD